In Gammaproteobacteria bacterium, a genomic segment contains:
- a CDS encoding FKBP-type peptidyl-prolyl cis-trans isomerase, giving the protein MSDQVVNGSVVTFHYTLTIPSENHVADSSREGEPATVTIGSGELIEGLESRMLGLQKGDTRKFEVPCMEAYGPAEQERILTIPLDEFPEDMDTSEGNVIGFTTPSGEEIAGVILANSEGQVRVDFSHPLAGYDLLFDIEILNVEPA; this is encoded by the coding sequence ATGAGCGACCAGGTTGTAAACGGGTCTGTTGTCACATTCCATTATACGCTCACTATTCCATCGGAGAATCACGTAGCCGACAGTTCCCGTGAAGGCGAGCCGGCCACCGTCACCATCGGCAGCGGCGAACTGATCGAGGGGCTGGAATCACGCATGCTTGGATTGCAAAAGGGTGATACCAGGAAATTCGAGGTACCGTGCATGGAGGCCTATGGTCCTGCTGAGCAGGAGCGGATCCTGACCATACCGCTGGATGAGTTTCCGGAAGACATGGATACAAGTGAAGGCAATGTTATTGGCTTTACCACGCCATCCGGTGAAGAGATTGCCGGAGTGATCCTGGCAAACAGTGAAGGCCAGGTGCGCGTTGATTTCTCGCATCCGTTGGCAGGCTATGACCTGTTGTTTGACATAGAAATACTGAACGTGGAGCCGGCTTGA
- the lspA gene encoding signal peptidase II, giving the protein MLRLWWISAAVIGLDQLTKVLAVKMLSKGVIPVLPFFDLELAYNTGAAFGFLHDAGGWQRIFFIVLAVAVSIVIVTMVRKLRQDELQLAVALMLVLGGAIGNVIDRIYLGKVVDFLHFFYGTWSWPNFNIADSAISVGAVLLIVDSFGWRIIGRRSGSNEAQEKQV; this is encoded by the coding sequence ATGTTGCGCCTGTGGTGGATATCGGCAGCTGTTATCGGGCTTGATCAGCTGACCAAGGTGCTGGCGGTAAAAATGCTGAGCAAGGGTGTGATCCCGGTTTTGCCATTCTTTGACCTGGAGCTTGCCTATAATACCGGCGCGGCCTTCGGTTTTCTTCATGATGCCGGTGGCTGGCAACGTATCTTTTTTATTGTGCTTGCCGTAGCTGTCAGTATTGTCATCGTAACCATGGTCAGGAAACTCAGGCAGGATGAGCTGCAACTGGCCGTGGCACTGATGCTGGTACTGGGTGGAGCCATAGGCAATGTTATTGATCGTATCTATCTTGGCAAGGTTGTGGACTTCCTGCATTTCTTCTACGGCACCTGGTCCTGGCCCAATTTCAATATAGCCGATTCGGCTATTTCTGTTGGCGCCGTACTGCTGATTGTTGACAGTTTTGGCTGGCGCATTATTGGCCGGAGATCAGGTTCGAATGAAGCGCAGGAGAAGCAGGTATGA
- the ispH gene encoding 4-hydroxy-3-methylbut-2-enyl diphosphate reductase, which yields MKVILASPRGFCAGVDRAIEIVERALQMFGAPVYVRHEVVHNRFVVDDLRQKGAVFVEELDEVPDGATVIFSAHGVSQAVRDEAQQRQLQVFDATCPLVTKVHMEVMHQHKAGSQTIMIGHAGHPEVEGTLGQVKDRIYLVESPDDVASLEIAGEGPLTYVTQTTLSVDDTEKVVAALKKRFPGISGPKKDDICYATQNRQDAIKRLAGESDVVIVVGSANSSNSNRLREVAEARGCRAYMVDGPQDLQQSWFESAQTVGLTAGASAPELLVQQVLDQLRQWGAAVSDVQGGEPETIHFAIPKPLRAPA from the coding sequence ATGAAAGTCATTCTCGCCAGCCCCCGTGGGTTTTGTGCCGGTGTTGATCGTGCCATTGAGATCGTTGAGCGTGCACTGCAGATGTTCGGTGCGCCCGTGTATGTGCGCCACGAGGTCGTACACAATCGTTTTGTTGTCGATGACCTCAGGCAAAAAGGCGCTGTATTTGTTGAGGAGCTTGACGAAGTGCCTGATGGTGCGACAGTGATATTCAGCGCTCATGGAGTCAGCCAGGCAGTTCGCGACGAGGCTCAGCAGCGCCAATTACAGGTGTTTGATGCAACCTGTCCGCTGGTGACCAAGGTACACATGGAGGTTATGCATCAGCACAAGGCAGGGAGCCAGACTATTATGATTGGCCATGCCGGTCATCCTGAGGTTGAAGGTACGCTGGGCCAGGTCAAAGACCGGATTTACCTTGTTGAGTCACCGGACGATGTGGCAAGTCTGGAGATTGCAGGTGAAGGACCTCTGACCTATGTTACCCAGACAACCTTGAGTGTCGACGACACGGAAAAGGTGGTCGCGGCACTGAAGAAACGTTTTCCGGGAATATCAGGGCCGAAGAAAGATGATATTTGTTACGCGACGCAGAATCGCCAGGATGCCATAAAGCGTCTGGCAGGTGAGTCAGACGTGGTCATTGTTGTGGGTTCGGCAAACAGCTCCAACTCCAATCGTTTGCGCGAAGTGGCCGAAGCCAGGGGTTGTCGTGCATACATGGTTGATGGACCACAGGATCTTCAGCAGTCCTGGTTTGAATCCGCCCAGACTGTCGGCCTTACGGCCGGAGCATCCGCACCGGAACTGCTTGTACAGCAGGTTCTTGATCAGCTCAGACAGTGGGGCGCAGCGGTTTCAGACGTGCAGGGTGGAGAACCTGAGACCATACACTTTGCCATACCCAAACCTTTGCGTGCACCTGCCTGA
- a CDS encoding type IV pilin protein, which translates to MNKTNSQGFTLIELMIVVVIIGVLSSFAYSSYQDHVRKARRTDAKGPLTQLANIQEKFFTECNRYAAQSSSTAADKACSTAADPGSATLIYSALSPENHYRISILAPVTAGCTTANCYLLEADPNGAGTTGLQSNDGRFRIDQAGRKSWDKNDTGTVDANGMFNGKWSDKK; encoded by the coding sequence ATGAACAAAACAAACAGCCAAGGCTTCACCCTGATTGAACTCATGATCGTGGTTGTCATTATCGGGGTGCTTTCGTCGTTCGCATACTCCAGCTATCAGGACCATGTCAGGAAAGCGCGTCGCACCGATGCAAAGGGCCCATTAACCCAACTGGCCAACATACAGGAAAAATTTTTTACTGAATGCAACCGCTATGCAGCACAGTCGTCATCGACAGCCGCGGACAAGGCCTGCAGCACTGCAGCTGACCCGGGCAGTGCGACGCTTATTTATTCCGCGCTATCCCCGGAAAACCATTACCGTATTTCCATCCTGGCGCCGGTCACCGCCGGGTGCACAACGGCCAACTGCTATTTACTGGAAGCTGATCCGAACGGTGCCGGCACTACCGGTCTCCAGTCCAACGACGGTCGTTTTCGCATTGACCAGGCGGGACGAAAAAGCTGGGACAAAAACGATACCGGGACCGTTGACGCCAACGGCATGTTCAACGGCAAATGGAGTGACAAGAAATAA